In Mastacembelus armatus chromosome 5, fMasArm1.2, whole genome shotgun sequence, a single genomic region encodes these proteins:
- the LOC113130698 gene encoding G2/M phase-specific E3 ubiquitin-protein ligase-like, protein MRGFRRVSYNPNSMICVKFSDDMGRNEEGVDLGGPRREFLRLLMETIVRSPMFEGKENSKNLALYSTALRDDWYYIAGRAIAVSLVNGGPPPNFLSPVIFSLLVDGVANPVLEDIADTELLEKVRKIL, encoded by the exons ATGCGGGGCTTCCGAAGGGTGTCATATAACCCCAACTCGATGATCTGTGTAAAATTCTCAGATGACATGGGCAGAAATGAGGAAGGGGTTGATTTAGGGGGACCAAGGAGAGAATTCTTGCGGCTGCTGATGGAAACCATTGTTAGGTCACCCATGTttgaagggaaagaaaacagcaagaaCCTGGCTCTTTACAGCACTG CTCTAAGAGATGACTGGTATTACATAGCTGGCAGAGCCATTGCTGTGAGCTTGGTAAATGGCGGCCCACCACCAAACTTCCTGTCACCTGTAATATTTTCTCTTCTGGTTGATGGTGTAGCAAATCCAGTCCTAGAAGACATAGCTGACACTGAACTCCTGGAGAAAGTCAGAAAG